A DNA window from Nitrospira sp. contains the following coding sequences:
- a CDS encoding SH3b domain-containing protein (MaGe:77308780) produces the protein MNRRHLFLAIMLVVTMVLPMANTAFGETLYVIAKSAQMRSGKTSLDPVVASLKLGESLNVVAREERWLHVRTASGTQGWIYASYVSPSKPAGGDNELAALGKGFRRTDASSVTASAGARGLDKASENYAHRAGITQQQRDAVDRMTADKIPDEEIQAFLKAGKLGEYAE, from the coding sequence GTGAATCGCCGACATCTTTTTCTTGCGATCATGCTCGTTGTGACAATGGTCCTGCCTATGGCCAATACCGCCTTCGGCGAAACGCTGTACGTCATTGCCAAAAGCGCGCAGATGCGCTCGGGAAAGACTTCCTTGGATCCTGTCGTCGCCAGCCTCAAGCTCGGCGAGAGCCTAAACGTCGTCGCACGCGAGGAACGCTGGCTGCACGTGCGAACCGCTAGCGGTACCCAGGGGTGGATCTATGCCTCGTATGTGTCTCCATCGAAACCGGCGGGAGGAGACAACGAGCTGGCCGCTCTGGGAAAAGGGTTCAGGCGAACCGACGCCTCAAGCGTCACCGCCTCAGCCGGCGCCCGTGGGCTCGATAAAGCATCGGAGAATTATGCTCACCGGGCTGGCATTACCCAGCAGCAGCGCGACGCCGTGGATCGCATGACCGCCGACAAGATTCCCGACGAAGAGATTCAGGCCTTCCTCAAGGCTGGGAAGCTTGGTGAATATGCGGAATAG
- a CDS encoding PeptidaseM48 domain-containing protein (MaGe:77308781), whose protein sequence is MTGLALLTTAGLAGCAELQQAAEGVARNSGNERLAKTIRGGGTLLGGLLPIGYDEERIIGQAIALQVVARYGGVYDRPDLTRYVNLVGRSVALTCDRADIDYRFAVLNYDSVNAFAAPAGYIFVTRGLLKTIKNEAELAAVLGHEIGHVTQRHILDVIQRSKQIAGVAEAGLAYTNANPDAFKNVIDGAVKKLLDEGLDQSKELESDRLGVIFAARVGYDPAAYEAFLERLRTLKGDDPAFFKTHPDFSSRLSAVRSTISEQKLKPTSILLADRFRRASNGAL, encoded by the coding sequence ATGACCGGCCTGGCGCTGCTCACGACCGCCGGACTGGCCGGCTGCGCGGAACTCCAGCAGGCCGCCGAAGGCGTCGCGCGAAACTCGGGGAACGAACGGCTGGCGAAAACGATTCGTGGTGGCGGAACATTGCTCGGCGGGTTGCTTCCTATCGGCTATGACGAAGAGCGCATCATTGGACAAGCGATCGCCTTGCAAGTCGTCGCCCGCTATGGCGGGGTTTATGACCGGCCCGACCTGACGCGCTACGTGAACCTGGTCGGCCGCAGCGTGGCCTTGACCTGCGATCGCGCCGACATCGACTACCGATTTGCCGTCCTCAATTACGACTCGGTCAACGCCTTCGCCGCGCCCGCCGGCTATATCTTCGTCACCCGCGGGCTCTTGAAAACGATCAAGAACGAAGCCGAGCTCGCCGCTGTGCTGGGCCATGAGATCGGCCACGTCACCCAAAGACATATTCTCGACGTCATTCAACGGTCCAAACAAATTGCCGGCGTGGCGGAAGCCGGCCTGGCCTACACCAATGCAAACCCCGACGCGTTCAAGAACGTGATCGATGGAGCGGTTAAGAAACTGTTGGACGAGGGGCTGGACCAGAGCAAGGAGTTGGAGTCGGATCGATTGGGAGTCATCTTCGCCGCGCGCGTGGGATACGATCCGGCCGCCTATGAGGCATTTCTTGAGCGATTGCGAACCCTCAAAGGCGACGACCCGGCCTTCTTCAAAACGCATCCCGATTTTTCCAGCCGGCTCTCGGCCGTCCGGTCCACCATCAGCGAGCAGAAGCTGAAACCCACAAGCATCCTCCTCGCCGACCGTTTTCGCCGCGCATCGAACGGGGCGTTGTAA
- a CDS encoding hypothetical protein (Evidence 4 : Unknown function but conserved in other organisms; MaGe:77308782), whose amino-acid sequence MAGKETLRICGAIVAAIILTLWSNPSWGAMLTWNANTESDLAGYYIYQCSTQPCTKTSGTATRLATLGKVTSFNIGTPAVTQYYVVTAYDFSNNESQESLVVTYLPAGTPPPPASAAVSLTVVGSPTLGQPWSVQGTTNASGAVSVQVWINGTLDHTESYSPFCAFGDNSTACTTVLKPYGTYTVEFRALSNGIEVARQAIVINASAASGPVAPAPPPSSNPTTLTIVGSPTLGQPWSVQGTTSASGPVSVQVWVNGALDHTESYSPFCAFGDNGTACTTVLKPYGTYTVEFRTLSNGIEVARQAIVVNATAAPSSPPASTTVGLIVVGEPTLGQPWSVQGTTNASGVVSVQVWVNGALDHTESYSPFCAFGDNGATCTMIKKPSGTYTVEFRILSNGIEATRQAIVVTAQ is encoded by the coding sequence ATGGCAGGTAAAGAAACTCTCCGGATATGCGGAGCAATCGTCGCAGCCATTATACTGACACTCTGGAGCAATCCATCCTGGGGAGCCATGCTGACATGGAATGCCAATACGGAAAGTGACCTAGCAGGCTACTATATCTACCAATGCAGCACGCAGCCTTGCACGAAAACATCTGGCACGGCGACAAGACTCGCCACGCTGGGAAAGGTCACCAGCTTTAATATTGGAACACCGGCTGTCACCCAGTATTATGTGGTCACCGCGTACGATTTTTCTAATAACGAATCGCAGGAAAGCCTGGTTGTCACCTATCTCCCCGCGGGTACGCCACCACCGCCCGCCTCAGCCGCAGTCAGCCTCACGGTGGTCGGATCGCCGACGTTGGGACAACCCTGGTCGGTTCAGGGCACGACTAACGCATCCGGGGCCGTGTCCGTGCAAGTTTGGATCAATGGCACACTGGATCACACGGAATCCTATAGCCCCTTTTGCGCCTTCGGCGACAACAGCACCGCCTGCACTACCGTTCTAAAGCCCTATGGCACCTATACCGTAGAGTTTCGGGCGCTCAGCAATGGAATCGAAGTCGCACGCCAAGCCATCGTCATCAATGCCTCCGCCGCGTCCGGCCCGGTAGCCCCAGCGCCCCCCCCCTCCTCCAATCCGACGACGCTGACCATCGTCGGATCGCCGACGTTGGGACAACCCTGGTCGGTTCAGGGCACGACTAGCGCATCCGGGCCCGTATCCGTGCAAGTTTGGGTCAATGGCGCACTGGATCACACGGAATCCTATAGCCCCTTTTGCGCCTTCGGCGACAACGGCACCGCCTGCACTACCGTTCTAAAGCCCTATGGCACCTATACCGTAGAGTTTCGGACACTCAGCAATGGAATCGAAGTCGCACGCCAAGCCATCGTCGTCAATGCCACTGCAGCACCATCTAGCCCTCCAGCTTCGACCACGGTTGGGCTCATCGTAGTTGGGGAGCCGACATTGGGACAGCCCTGGTCGGTTCAGGGCACGACGAACGCATCCGGAGTCGTATCCGTGCAAGTTTGGGTCAATGGCGCACTGGATCACACAGAATCCTATAGCCCCTTTTGTGCCTTCGGCGACAACGGTGCAACCTGCACCATGATTAAAAAGCCATCTGGAACCTACACAGTGGAGTTCCGAATACTGAGCAATGGAATCGAAGCCACGCGCCAAGCCATCGTCGTCACCGCACAGTAA
- a CDS encoding AsmA family protein (MaGe:77308783), which yields MKIAIGLVIGFLLLIGVVLALPFLIDLNQYQDRYKPLIEEALNRKVQLQDIRLTIWPRLGARVAGVTILDDPAFSAEPFISLTSLDIGVKLLPLLSQQIEVEEIVLRDPVVTVIADKHGLMNVSTIGTKPGAPSTAETGPVPSTGGNPLQLLAIFAVDRVSIEGGKLTYRDRSTAPVTEYQAQDLELLLKSVRLGQTPSIHLKTTVLPYNLPVTLDGGFGPLVETLAVQQYDFALGLGKIALAAKGSFIENILDATLSSPSINTADLPIALPLQKPAQIKDLLVTAKAPYPFKQGATPLELADISNLSLALLMGQSSVQVKGTVLNGQAHVALSAPSLNTADLPVAVPLAKPVELKDLAVTAKTRVPFNPAAPPLEIADVADLRVAVALGQSLLHVKGTVLNGQATATVTSPSINTADLPVALPLTKPVELKDFAVTAKTRMPFKPAAPPLEIADVSDLRVAVALGQSLLHLKGTVLNGQANVTLSAPSLNTADLPVAVPLAKPVELKDLAVTAKTRVPFNPAAPPLEIADVPDLRLGVVLGKSVLSVKGAVLNGQAKITLSSPSVQTGDLPVETGLAKSVELRNLLVNAELKGPNARLSNASFQVFNGQLKADGDMTTGVPAPPFRGKVKIDGLQLGPALAAISPNSAVSMSGTAAMDLAVTGRGFTMPDLIKALEGPGHLRIKDGKIEGINLMEEATTILKTAGLSPDRLKTTAFSVIETDVAIKQGLVNVHKLLMDSHDFQATGAGAVGFDQSLNLAVNLHLSTALSQKLVASSPLAKLAMKDGRLRLPFQITGTLQAPAYGLDAKELTGKVQEQVKEQVNEAVKGLLDGTTTPKDLERQGKDLLKGLLGR from the coding sequence GTGAAAATTGCTATCGGCCTGGTGATCGGATTTCTACTGCTCATCGGCGTGGTCCTTGCGCTGCCGTTTCTCATCGACCTAAACCAGTATCAAGACCGGTACAAACCGCTGATCGAAGAGGCGCTGAATCGCAAAGTCCAACTCCAAGACATCCGCCTAACCATCTGGCCCCGCCTCGGTGCCCGTGTGGCCGGAGTCACGATCCTCGACGATCCGGCGTTCAGCGCCGAGCCATTTATATCGCTGACGTCGTTGGACATCGGGGTCAAACTCTTGCCGCTCCTGAGTCAACAGATTGAAGTCGAGGAAATCGTTCTGCGCGATCCGGTTGTCACGGTCATCGCCGACAAACATGGCCTAATGAATGTATCGACCATCGGAACCAAGCCAGGCGCCCCATCGACCGCAGAAACTGGCCCAGTTCCATCGACCGGCGGAAACCCCTTGCAACTGCTGGCCATATTCGCTGTGGATCGCGTCTCCATCGAAGGCGGGAAGCTGACCTATCGCGATCGTTCGACAGCGCCGGTCACCGAATACCAAGCGCAGGACCTCGAACTGCTGTTGAAGTCCGTTCGTCTTGGACAAACACCTTCGATCCATCTCAAGACCACAGTACTGCCCTACAACCTTCCCGTCACATTGGACGGCGGGTTCGGTCCGCTGGTCGAGACACTGGCCGTACAGCAGTACGACTTCGCGCTGGGACTCGGCAAGATCGCGCTTGCGGCAAAGGGCTCTTTCATCGAAAACATCTTGGATGCAACCCTGTCGTCTCCCTCTATCAATACGGCAGACCTTCCCATCGCCTTGCCGCTGCAAAAGCCGGCACAGATCAAGGATCTGTTGGTGACGGCTAAAGCACCGTACCCATTCAAGCAGGGCGCAACGCCGTTGGAGTTAGCGGATATCTCGAATCTGAGCCTGGCACTCCTCATGGGACAATCCTCCGTACAGGTCAAAGGGACGGTCCTGAATGGCCAGGCCCATGTGGCGCTGTCGGCCCCTTCGCTCAATACCGCCGATCTGCCAGTCGCTGTTCCACTGGCAAAACCGGTGGAACTGAAAGATCTTGCCGTTACCGCCAAAACCCGTGTGCCGTTCAATCCAGCTGCCCCACCCTTGGAAATCGCCGACGTGGCAGACCTGCGTGTCGCAGTCGCACTGGGCCAGTCACTGCTCCATGTGAAGGGCACCGTCCTCAACGGCCAGGCCACGGCGACCGTCACATCGCCGTCTATCAATACGGCGGACCTCCCGGTCGCTCTGCCGCTGACCAAACCAGTGGAACTAAAAGATTTCGCTGTCACGGCCAAAACCCGTATGCCATTCAAACCGGCTGCCCCGCCGTTGGAGATCGCCGATGTCTCCGACTTACGAGTCGCCGTGGCGCTAGGCCAGTCGCTCCTGCATCTCAAAGGAACCGTCCTGAATGGCCAGGCCAATGTGACGCTGTCGGCGCCTTCGCTCAACACCGCCGACCTCCCGGTCGCTGTCCCACTGGCGAAGCCGGTGGAACTGAAAGATCTTGCCGTCACCGCCAAAACTCGCGTGCCATTCAATCCAGCCGCCCCGCCCTTGGAAATCGCCGATGTGCCAGACCTACGCCTCGGGGTTGTGCTGGGAAAATCTGTGCTGTCAGTCAAAGGCGCCGTGCTGAATGGCCAGGCAAAGATCACCCTCTCATCGCCCTCGGTGCAGACCGGAGACCTGCCGGTCGAAACTGGGCTCGCGAAATCCGTGGAACTCAGAAACCTGCTCGTGAATGCCGAGCTCAAGGGACCGAACGCGCGCCTCTCCAACGCCTCCTTTCAGGTGTTCAACGGTCAGCTCAAAGCAGATGGAGACATGACGACAGGCGTGCCAGCGCCACCGTTTCGCGGGAAGGTCAAGATCGATGGGCTCCAACTCGGCCCTGCGCTGGCAGCCATCAGCCCGAACAGCGCTGTTTCAATGAGCGGGACCGCGGCAATGGACCTGGCAGTCACAGGGCGCGGCTTTACGATGCCGGACCTGATCAAGGCGCTGGAAGGGCCGGGGCATCTGCGAATCAAGGACGGGAAAATTGAAGGAATCAACCTCATGGAGGAAGCAACCACGATCTTGAAAACCGCCGGCCTCTCACCGGATCGTCTCAAAACGACCGCCTTCTCGGTCATTGAAACCGATGTGGCGATCAAGCAGGGCCTCGTCAATGTGCACAAACTGCTGATGGACAGCCATGACTTTCAGGCAACGGGCGCCGGCGCCGTCGGATTCGACCAGTCGCTGAATCTTGCCGTGAATCTGCATCTCTCCACAGCCCTCAGCCAGAAACTAGTAGCCTCCTCGCCCTTGGCCAAGCTCGCGATGAAAGACGGCCGGCTCAGACTCCCCTTCCAAATCACAGGCACGCTGCAAGCGCCCGCCTACGGGTTGGATGCGAAAGAGCTGACGGGAAAAGTCCAGGAGCAGGTGAAAGAACAGGTGAACGAAGCGGTCAAGGGACTTCTGGACGGCACGACAACGCCCAAAGACCTTGAGCGGCAAGGCAAAGATCTGCTGAAGGGACTGCTCGGCCGGTGA
- a CDS encoding Putative Cytochrome-b5 reductase (Evidence 3 : Putative function from multiple computational evidences; MaGe:77308784), which yields MALPTSLAVQLGLEEDIMNAASVTRLRSKQPVPYELVAIHRDTHDTKTFRFALPSDATLDLLPGDHLYVHATIDGKPVKRPYTPSSLPGITGSFDLTVKQYETGTISRYLHDRQVGETVLMSGPSSGGHWVDGMAKKVGFVAGGSGITPMIAIMRWVLARNLNVDLFLLYANKTEADIIFRAEWDAYQRAHANFHCYYVLSQPPADWSQGVGRVSEAMLRAHLPAPGAETAIFLCGPPPMVDEIEATLHTIGYAQQAIVLP from the coding sequence ATGGCCTTGCCGACATCGCTGGCGGTCCAGTTAGGTTTGGAGGAAGACATCATGAATGCGGCATCTGTCACGCGTCTTCGGTCAAAACAGCCGGTGCCGTATGAGCTGGTGGCGATTCATCGCGATACCCACGACACGAAGACGTTCCGTTTTGCCCTTCCGAGCGATGCGACGCTGGACCTGCTGCCCGGCGATCACCTCTACGTCCATGCGACGATCGACGGGAAGCCCGTCAAGCGCCCCTACACACCGTCATCGCTGCCCGGCATCACCGGCTCCTTCGATCTCACGGTGAAACAGTATGAGACCGGCACGATCTCGCGCTATCTCCACGATCGGCAGGTCGGCGAGACAGTATTGATGAGCGGGCCAAGTTCGGGCGGCCATTGGGTCGATGGGATGGCAAAGAAGGTTGGGTTTGTCGCCGGAGGGTCCGGCATCACGCCGATGATTGCGATCATGCGGTGGGTTCTGGCCAGAAATCTGAACGTCGACTTGTTCCTGCTGTATGCGAATAAGACCGAGGCGGATATTATCTTCCGCGCTGAGTGGGACGCGTACCAGCGCGCGCATGCGAACTTCCATTGCTATTATGTCTTGAGCCAGCCACCGGCCGACTGGTCTCAAGGAGTCGGCCGCGTCAGCGAAGCCATGCTGCGCGCGCATCTCCCGGCGCCAGGCGCCGAGACCGCCATCTTTCTCTGCGGCCCTCCGCCGATGGTCGATGAGATTGAAGCGACGCTGCATACGATCGGTTACGCCCAACAGGCGATCGTTCTGCCATAG
- a CDS encoding conserved exported protein of unknown function (Evidence 4 : Unknown function but conserved in other organisms; MaGe:77308785), giving the protein MALLLALYLIFASVVSVAAQEGSSSTASTAIKADVMYWEGDELIVKEFSGHEMRLVVTPDTKIEGVVAGRLKTGDKIVAQVGEDRRARSIVLQVPDAGNSGAPAGVR; this is encoded by the coding sequence ATGGCACTGTTGCTCGCACTCTATCTTATCTTTGCATCAGTCGTTTCCGTGGCCGCGCAAGAGGGTTCCTCCTCGACCGCATCAACCGCGATCAAAGCGGATGTGATGTACTGGGAAGGGGATGAGCTGATTGTGAAGGAATTTTCCGGTCACGAGATGCGCCTGGTGGTGACTCCCGATACCAAAATCGAAGGTGTGGTGGCCGGGCGGCTCAAGACCGGCGACAAGATTGTGGCGCAGGTCGGTGAGGATCGGCGCGCGCGCTCAATCGTGTTGCAGGTTCCCGATGCCGGGAACAGCGGCGCTCCGGCCGGTGTGCGGTAA
- a CDS encoding hypothetical protein (Evidence 4 : Unknown function but conserved in other organisms; MaGe:77308786): protein MRRQYFAACGLALVLSGCGEQTPTVPSASSAEGLWTGTTVTNRTVTAAVLEDGASYFFYSVPANPTQIAGVLQGLGTSNQGNFTLANAKDFRIGFATLDTTVSATYAARQFLNGSFADPGAGTVAFTSAYNAAYDTTPTVASLAGLYTGQAGSSGGVQSATVTAAVDGTFTGTEQNGCTFAGRTTARTHGNVFDQSVTFGGPPCFFPGSTFQGIVYFDITTRRFYTAAPNGARTDAAIFFGTKIL, encoded by the coding sequence ATGAGACGACAATATTTCGCGGCCTGCGGACTGGCGCTGGTATTGAGCGGGTGCGGGGAACAGACACCGACAGTCCCCTCCGCATCGTCTGCTGAAGGGCTCTGGACCGGGACCACCGTCACAAACCGAACGGTGACAGCCGCTGTCCTTGAGGACGGCGCCTCCTATTTTTTCTATTCCGTCCCAGCCAATCCCACTCAAATCGCCGGAGTGCTTCAAGGCCTGGGGACGTCTAACCAAGGAAACTTTACATTGGCCAACGCGAAAGATTTCAGAATTGGCTTCGCGACACTGGATACAACCGTCTCCGCCACATATGCGGCGCGTCAATTCTTGAATGGGTCCTTCGCAGATCCCGGAGCCGGCACCGTCGCATTCACGAGCGCTTACAACGCGGCCTACGACACGACGCCGACTGTGGCCAGCCTGGCCGGCCTCTACACCGGCCAGGCTGGAAGTTCCGGAGGCGTACAGTCCGCGACAGTAACAGCCGCCGTCGACGGAACATTTACAGGAACCGAGCAAAACGGCTGCACCTTTGCCGGGAGAACGACCGCAAGAACTCACGGAAACGTCTTCGATCAAAGCGTGACATTCGGCGGGCCACCCTGTTTCTTCCCCGGCAGCACCTTTCAGGGAATAGTCTACTTCGATATCACCACCCGTCGCTTCTATACCGCCGCGCCAAATGGTGCTCGCACAGATGCGGCAATCTTTTTTGGAACAAAAATCCTGTGA
- a CDS encoding conserved exported protein of unknown function (Evidence 4 : Unknown function but conserved in other organisms; MaGe:77308787) — translation MTTRTSTLALIIALLGLPTPTPAPAGEQTGIPPETVANYLHAVIEADRTFYTIHVVERLQSGGGAAAAENWRSTKNTLPLPAQFLIESSTLSTMTGASVRYRLISLWPINPLNAPRNAAEKAGLESLRTQPDQVVTETVTQGSETYFQAIYADRAVSQSCVQCHNTHSQSPKKDFKMNEAIGGLVIEIPMGR, via the coding sequence ATGACGACCCGTACCAGCACCCTCGCACTTATCATTGCACTCTTGGGCCTACCGACTCCCACTCCCGCGCCGGCCGGCGAACAAACCGGCATCCCGCCGGAAACCGTCGCGAACTACCTCCATGCGGTGATCGAAGCGGATCGGACGTTCTACACCATTCATGTGGTTGAACGCCTGCAGAGCGGCGGCGGCGCGGCGGCAGCCGAAAACTGGCGGTCCACGAAGAATACGCTCCCGTTGCCCGCCCAGTTCCTCATCGAATCCAGCACACTCTCAACAATGACCGGCGCATCGGTCCGTTACCGGCTCATTAGCCTCTGGCCGATCAACCCGCTCAATGCGCCGCGGAATGCCGCGGAGAAAGCGGGGCTGGAATCGTTGCGCACACAGCCCGACCAGGTCGTGACTGAAACGGTCACACAGGGAAGCGAGACATATTTTCAAGCCATCTACGCCGACCGCGCCGTGAGTCAGTCTTGTGTGCAATGCCACAACACCCACTCGCAGAGCCCCAAAAAAGATTTTAAGATGAACGAGGCCATCGGAGGCCTCGTGATTGAAATTCCGATGGGACGATAA
- a CDS encoding RNA-binding protein (MaGe:77308788), with the protein MASQIHISGFPSSYTKIQIKQIFVPFGKVKSVQVLRNTRGYFVGVVQMSSPEDVEHIFGAQQVFQVEGKHLDIWEPAETDNAQG; encoded by the coding sequence ATGGCGTCACAAATCCACATCAGCGGATTCCCTTCCTCGTATACTAAAATCCAGATCAAGCAAATTTTCGTCCCCTTCGGAAAAGTGAAGTCGGTGCAAGTCCTGCGGAATACCCGAGGCTATTTCGTCGGAGTGGTGCAGATGTCTTCGCCAGAGGACGTCGAGCATATCTTCGGAGCGCAACAGGTCTTCCAAGTCGAAGGCAAGCATCTGGATATCTGGGAACCGGCGGAGACGGACAACGCGCAGGGGTAA
- a CDS encoding Pyridoxamine 5'-phosphate oxidase family protein (MaGe:77308789): MAQRYDELLDQHIQFIAKQKVFFVGTATAESRVNVSPKGMDSLRVLGPRRVVWLNVTGSGNETSAHVQQDSRMTLMFCAFEGPPMILRLYGAATVVHRGGATWRELISLFPPLPGARQIFDVTLDLVQTSCGMAVPYFSYAEDRELLNEWANKKGEEGLRQYRKEKNQLSLDGIPTHILDREEK; the protein is encoded by the coding sequence ATGGCCCAGCGATACGACGAACTTTTGGATCAGCACATCCAATTCATCGCTAAGCAGAAGGTGTTCTTTGTCGGCACGGCGACGGCGGAGAGCCGGGTGAATGTGTCGCCCAAAGGGATGGATTCGCTGCGTGTGCTCGGCCCTCGGCGGGTAGTGTGGCTCAATGTCACCGGGAGCGGGAATGAAACGTCGGCCCATGTGCAGCAGGACTCGCGCATGACGCTGATGTTCTGTGCCTTCGAGGGGCCGCCGATGATTCTGCGCCTCTACGGTGCCGCAACGGTCGTTCACCGGGGCGGTGCAACGTGGAGGGAGCTGATCTCACTGTTTCCGCCGCTGCCTGGTGCGCGGCAGATTTTTGATGTGACGCTCGATCTCGTGCAAACTTCCTGCGGCATGGCGGTGCCGTATTTCTCCTACGCCGAGGACCGTGAGCTGCTGAATGAGTGGGCGAACAAGAAAGGCGAAGAGGGGCTGCGGCAATACCGCAAGGAGAAGAATCAACTCAGCCTCGACGGCATTCCTACGCACATCCTCGATCGAGAGGAAAAATGA
- a CDS encoding hypothetical protein (Evidence 5 : Unknown function; MaGe:77308790) yields MAKTKPAALKPLLRLSKPVKATVYRAKVRQYDSVKFLDVKALARARRAQIEIGSITTPSGSATIVAEIRNGQVVGLRPKECANCKPRRKKLSLGQVKELIAQIKVKGGVTLPLPVTKTFGPMGLRIPIGPIVIVIGEPGSGLCIEITKADGTICWWCLWDPNGCMKMGPPM; encoded by the coding sequence ATGGCGAAAACTAAACCGGCCGCTCTTAAGCCGTTGCTCCGCCTCAGTAAGCCTGTAAAGGCCACCGTGTATCGCGCCAAAGTGCGCCAGTACGATTCGGTTAAGTTTCTCGACGTGAAAGCGCTGGCTCGCGCTCGTCGCGCGCAAATTGAAATCGGGTCGATCACCACACCGTCAGGAAGCGCGACCATCGTCGCGGAGATTCGGAATGGTCAAGTCGTGGGGCTGCGGCCGAAAGAATGCGCCAACTGCAAGCCTCGGCGCAAGAAACTCTCTCTGGGCCAAGTCAAGGAACTCATCGCGCAAATCAAGGTAAAAGGAGGCGTCACACTTCCTTTACCAGTGACCAAGACCTTCGGCCCAATGGGATTGCGTATCCCGATCGGCCCCATTGTCATCGTTATCGGTGAACCGGGTTCCGGACTGTGCATCGAGATCACGAAAGCAGATGGGACCATCTGCTGGTGGTGCCTCTGGGATCCCAATGGCTGCATGAAGATGGGCCCTCCCATGTAG
- a CDS encoding hypothetical protein (Evidence 4 : Unknown function but conserved in other organisms; MaGe:77308791) — protein sequence MTTTLRFTSFARLIAAGAFYSLLLTGCLSPVTLNRAVSSYDEAVTETVSKQLLINIARAHRHQPIHFTGISNIAATFDFRVNAGVSPALTGNVGSTLVPTFGGSMAENPTISIVPIEGEEFTKRLLTPFQETKFILLLRQRFDIDLLLRLMAQELRMKQDGREVSYRNTPADKQGYDMFRRVVTHLSAIQDQNQLYAEPLISHRTWTLPANSVSAEGFQSLQSDYIVTYNQKDSTYTLRKQIAGKVLITNYDPDTLSIDERTRLIEDAEDGHLNDVFFDIRPGHFGGEYPMKGEFRLRSFNTILNFLGRGLEEEPEYDVEKDPRTPSVLENPVYTMELVLEDSAPSDADLSIKFHGKHYAVKTTGPLARWNRKGFQLLYLLFQMTMSEVPRVGVPSITIAK from the coding sequence ATGACCACAACTCTCCGTTTCACGTCCTTTGCACGGCTCATCGCAGCCGGGGCGTTCTATAGTCTGTTGCTGACCGGCTGCTTATCGCCGGTCACATTGAATCGCGCGGTCTCTTCGTACGACGAAGCGGTGACGGAGACGGTTTCCAAGCAACTGCTCATCAACATTGCCCGCGCCCATCGCCATCAGCCCATCCACTTCACCGGCATCTCGAACATCGCTGCGACGTTCGACTTCCGCGTAAATGCCGGAGTTTCCCCGGCACTGACAGGCAACGTCGGCAGCACACTCGTGCCGACCTTCGGCGGCAGCATGGCGGAGAATCCCACCATCAGCATCGTGCCGATCGAAGGGGAAGAGTTCACGAAGCGGCTGCTGACTCCGTTTCAAGAAACCAAGTTCATCCTGCTGCTCCGGCAGCGATTCGATATCGATCTGCTGCTCCGGCTAATGGCGCAGGAACTACGCATGAAACAAGACGGCCGGGAAGTCTCGTACCGCAACACGCCGGCCGACAAGCAAGGCTATGACATGTTTCGCCGTGTGGTGACGCATCTCTCGGCTATTCAAGATCAGAATCAGCTCTATGCCGAGCCGCTCATCTCCCATCGCACCTGGACGCTTCCCGCCAATTCAGTCTCAGCCGAAGGCTTCCAGTCGCTCCAGAGCGACTACATCGTTACCTATAATCAGAAAGACAGTACCTACACGCTGCGCAAACAGATCGCGGGAAAGGTTCTCATCACCAACTACGACCCCGATACCCTCTCAATCGACGAACGGACACGGTTGATCGAGGATGCCGAAGACGGACACCTCAACGACGTTTTCTTTGATATTCGCCCAGGCCATTTCGGCGGCGAGTACCCGATGAAGGGCGAGTTCCGGTTGCGGAGCTTCAATACGATCCTCAACTTCCTGGGACGCGGACTAGAGGAAGAACCCGAATATGATGTGGAGAAAGATCCTCGCACACCGTCCGTACTCGAAAACCCCGTGTACACAATGGAGCTCGTGCTGGAGGACAGCGCGCCGTCGGATGCCGACCTGTCGATCAAGTTTCACGGCAAACATTACGCCGTGAAAACAACCGGCCCACTGGCCCGTTGGAACCGCAAGGGATTCCAGTTGCTGTACCTGCTGTTTCAAATGACCATGAGCGAAGTTCCACGCGTCGGCGTCCCCAGCATCACGATTGCGAAGTAG